In a genomic window of Choristoneura fumiferana chromosome 19, NRCan_CFum_1, whole genome shotgun sequence:
- the LOC141438557 gene encoding protein THEM6-like, which yields MWTVCLPGWGAAAAAGVLLLYGTVDVAYFARMAYTVARARYFRKKACLLETTEVKSWCLLSDIDTLLYHMNNARYLRELDFARADFYERTGLYANIKAAGGAVVQAAATIRYRRYLKPFTRFTVTSKVIYWDNRTVFMEHEFVGPGGFVHAVAVCRQRVIDTAAAPIAELLVQLHCAGSCKPQPGKMPPELELWVQSNELSSARLRAPNMPITNYEPAPQIGCGEYPPTMAAE from the exons ATGTGGACAGTATGCCTGCCCGGCTGGGGCgcagcggcggcggccggcGTACTGCTGCTCTACGGGACTGTGGACGTGGCATACTTCGCGCGCATGGCGTACACTGTGGCCCGTGCCCGCTACTTCAGGAAGAAAGCTTGCCTACTGGAAACCACGGAGGTTAAAT CATGGTGCCTCCTCTCCGACATCGACACCCTTCTATACCATATGAACAACGCGCGGTACCTTCGCGAGTTGGACTTCGCGCGGGCCGACTTTTACGAGCGGACTGGCCTGTACGCCAACATCAAGGCAGCAGGAGGTGCGGTGGTCCAGGCCGCTGCTACTATACGCTATAGACGATATTTGAAGCCATTCACGAGGTTCACTGTTACTTCAAAG GTGATCTACTGGGACAACAGAACGGTGTTCATGGAGCACGAGTTCGTCGGTCCCGGGGGCTTCGTCCACGCGGTGGCTGTCTGCAGGCAGAGGGTGATCGACACAGCTGCCGCGCCGATAGCCGAGCTGCTGGTGCAGTTGCACTGCGCGGGCAGCTGCAAGCCGCAGCCTGGCAAGATGCCTCCTGAG TTGGAGCTCTGGGTACAAAGCAACGAGCTGAGTTCAGCACGACTTAGGGCGCCCAACATGCCTATCACCAACTACGAACCGGCGCCTCAAATAGGCTGCGGCGAATACCCCCCCACCATGGCGGCCGAGTGA